The following proteins are encoded in a genomic region of Gemmatimonadetes bacterium SCN 70-22:
- a CDS encoding DNA-binding response regulator, producing MEQSTTTQQATILVVEDRREVLDVLQRTLTDNGYRVLTAADGDEGLQVALDRKPDLVILDIGLPKRNGLAVSRELRERAFTAPVLMLTARDTVPDKVEGFEAGADDYLSKPFEYDELLARVKALLRRATMRDEATLLRVGELTVNPLTRDVTRGGRAIALTQKEYALLEYLVRHAGMPVTREQISEQVWKQPFDPTTNIVDVYINYLRKKIDQDADKPLVHTVRGVGYMLKAD from the coding sequence ATGGAACAGTCAACAACGACACAGCAAGCGACCATCCTCGTCGTCGAGGACCGGCGCGAAGTGCTGGACGTGCTGCAGCGCACCCTGACCGACAACGGCTATCGCGTCCTCACGGCCGCCGATGGCGACGAAGGGCTTCAGGTCGCGCTCGACCGCAAGCCCGACCTGGTCATCCTGGACATCGGCCTTCCCAAGCGCAACGGCCTGGCGGTCTCCCGGGAACTGCGCGAGCGCGCCTTCACCGCGCCGGTCCTGATGCTCACGGCGCGCGACACGGTCCCCGACAAGGTCGAGGGCTTCGAAGCCGGGGCCGACGACTACCTCTCCAAGCCGTTCGAGTACGACGAACTGCTGGCGCGCGTCAAGGCGCTCCTGCGCCGCGCCACCATGCGCGACGAGGCCACCCTCCTGCGCGTGGGGGAGCTGACGGTCAACCCGCTCACTCGCGACGTGACCCGTGGCGGACGCGCCATCGCCCTGACCCAGAAGGAATACGCCCTCCTCGAGTACCTCGTGCGTCACGCCGGGATGCCGGTGACCCGCGAGCAGATCTCGGAGCAGGTCTGGAAGCAGCCCTTCGACCCCACGACGAACATCGTCGACGTCTACATCAACTACCTGCGCAAGAAAATCGACCAGGACGCCGACAAGCCGCTCGTCCATACGGTGCGCGGGGTCGGCTACATGCTCAAGGCCGACTGA